A stretch of Monomorium pharaonis isolate MP-MQ-018 chromosome 7, ASM1337386v2, whole genome shotgun sequence DNA encodes these proteins:
- the LOC118646693 gene encoding vicilin-like seed storage protein At2g18540: MLKGLKEVRKRFRSLEARLERWQTGEEDLDPDEEEKRGRKVWRSGQGERRGSRGEEKDGRMETSGEEAEKGTRSKESRGREGAEWRDDGDWWGGGSRDKEEKKRMEERAERVEEVEEVMGQRSMNVQINGLLVKEKNGQADGRERSRGDQRRRKRDKERSLRRAGEKRSRKEGETAKKHEGKETKRRREQRKTGERGEEERPLDEKRKEEIKEESGKRRAEMKREEWKKDNEERAKERREWD; encoded by the exons ATGCTAAAAGGGCTGAAAGAGGTTAGAAAAAGATTTAGAAGTCTGGAGGCGAGACTGGAGAGGTGGCAGACGGGAGAAGAGGACTTGGATCCAGACGAGGAAGAAAAGAGGGGAAGAAAGGTATGGAGAAGCGGCCagggagaaagaagaggaagcagaggagaagaaaaagacGGTCGGATGGAGACAAGCGGAGAAGAGGCTGAAAAGGGAACAAGGAGCAAAGAAAGTCGGGGTAGAGAGGGAGCGGAGTGGAGGGACGATGGAGACTGGTGGGGGGGAGGAAGCAGAGACAAGGAGGAGAAGAAAAGGATGGAAGAGAGAGCGGAGAGGGTGGAAGAGGTAGAAGAAGTTATGGGGCAG AGGAGTATGAATGTACAGATAAACGGCTTGCTAGTGAAAGAGAAGAACGGTCAAGCAGATGGAAGAGAGAGGAGCCGAGGAGAtcagagaaggagaaagagagacaaggAGAGGAGTTTAAGAAGAGCAGGAGA GAAGAGAAGcaggaaagaaggagagacgGCGAAAAAGCATGAGGGGAAAGAGACGAAGAGGCGGAGAGAGCAGAGGAAGacaggagaaagaggagaggaggagaggccCCTTGATGAAAAACGGAAAGAGGAAATCAAGGAGGAGAGTGGAAAAAGGAGAGCAGAGATGAAGAGAGAGGAATGGAAGAAGGACAATGAAGAAAGGgcaaaagagaggagagagtgGGATTAG